The following are from one region of the Candidatus Marinimicrobia bacterium CG08_land_8_20_14_0_20_45_22 genome:
- a CDS encoding MFS transporter — translation MEDLTEKRQSPLREIIDPFVNLVKAPRALWGINLSYILEGLTYFGVLSLLAMYFNKYAGLNDIDAGRMVGIQTAGITLAMLFLGGTVDFIGVRKALLIALSSMLIGRIFLSLAPALGLPGMWNSTHVIAMFGILGIVLGYGIYQPACYAAVKQFTTKETSGIGYAMLYALMNLGGFLPGLISPPVRRRFDIVGVYWVYVAMTVLGILVIAFILSKKTVEIAIANASQKTREEIESEKAEEAKQSTKEKLLYYLKNFPIRDGRFMYFIFILIPVQTLFAHNWLTLPQYFARAFTGIVSTNFEFFVNFNPILIFILAPMVAALTMKKDTYKMMIIGTFVMASPTFILATGPTIWAVFGYLILMTIGEAIWQPRFLQWVAEIAPKGMTGIYMGIGQFPWFMTKIITSLYSGWFLMHYCPEGGLPEKMNTEAMWLIYGCIAMISPVALLLSKKWMGKGLEKNRA, via the coding sequence ATGGAAGATTTAACTGAAAAACGACAAAGCCCGCTAAGAGAAATCATCGACCCATTCGTTAATCTCGTCAAAGCGCCGCGCGCGCTCTGGGGTATCAACCTCTCGTATATCCTCGAAGGACTAACTTATTTTGGCGTACTGAGTTTGCTGGCGATGTATTTTAACAAATACGCCGGATTGAACGATATCGACGCCGGAAGAATGGTCGGCATCCAGACCGCAGGCATCACGCTGGCGATGCTGTTTCTCGGCGGAACGGTCGATTTCATCGGCGTGCGAAAGGCGCTGCTGATCGCGCTTTCAAGCATGTTGATTGGCCGGATTTTCCTGTCATTGGCGCCCGCGTTAGGCCTGCCGGGAATGTGGAACAGCACGCATGTCATTGCCATGTTTGGAATTTTGGGAATCGTTCTTGGTTACGGAATCTATCAACCTGCTTGTTATGCCGCCGTCAAACAGTTCACGACTAAGGAAACTAGCGGCATTGGTTACGCAATGCTTTATGCACTCATGAATCTCGGCGGATTCCTACCCGGATTGATTTCACCCCCGGTTCGCAGAAGGTTCGACATCGTGGGAGTTTATTGGGTTTATGTGGCAATGACCGTGCTCGGCATCTTGGTTATCGCTTTTATTTTATCAAAGAAAACAGTCGAAATCGCCATTGCAAACGCCAGTCAGAAAACGCGTGAGGAGATCGAATCAGAAAAAGCCGAAGAAGCCAAGCAATCCACGAAGGAAAAACTGCTTTATTATCTTAAAAATTTCCCAATCCGCGACGGACGGTTTATGTATTTCATTTTCATTTTAATCCCCGTGCAAACACTCTTTGCACATAACTGGCTGACTTTGCCGCAATATTTCGCCCGCGCTTTTACCGGCATTGTCTCCACCAACTTTGAATTTTTTGTCAATTTCAATCCAATTTTGATCTTCATTTTGGCGCCGATGGTTGCGGCTTTGACCATGAAAAAAGACACTTACAAGATGATGATCATCGGCACATTCGTCATGGCATCGCCGACATTCATTCTCGCCACCGGGCCGACAATCTGGGCAGTTTTCGGCTACCTGATTTTAATGACAATCGGCGAGGCGATCTGGCAACCGCGCTTCTTGCAATGGGTCGCCGAAATCGCACCAAAAGGCATGACCGGAATCTACATGGGCATTGGTCAATTCCCTTGGTTCATGACCAAAATCATCACAAGCCTTTACTCCGGCTGGTTCCTGATGCATTATTGTCCAGAAGGTGGATTGCCGGAGAAAATGAACACCGAAGCGATGTGGCTGATCTACGGCTGTATTGCGATGATCAGTCCGGTCGCTCTTCTGCTTTCGAAAAAATGGATGGGCAAAGGACTGGAGAAAAACCGGGCGTAA